A genomic segment from Ruegeria sp. TM1040 encodes:
- a CDS encoding lambda exonuclease family protein yields MEQGTPEWHEARLGRVTASRIADVMMNPTTAGFQNYRSQLVCERLTGTPTETFTSAAMQHGTETEPQARAMYTLATGLSVNEVGFVPHPLIEMAGASPDGLVGELGLVEIKCPQPTEHIRVLTGGDIKKGYVLQMLWQMECTGREWCDFVSFNPDLPDDLQLYIQRVEYDSEKAREITDAVRSFLTSVDDTFAKLRTLQEAA; encoded by the coding sequence ATGGAACAAGGGACTCCAGAATGGCATGAGGCCAGACTTGGCCGCGTCACCGCCAGCCGCATTGCTGACGTGATGATGAATCCGACGACAGCCGGATTCCAGAACTACCGATCCCAGCTTGTGTGTGAGCGCCTGACCGGAACTCCGACAGAGACGTTCACCAGCGCGGCCATGCAGCACGGCACAGAAACGGAGCCGCAGGCGAGGGCCATGTACACGCTGGCGACCGGGCTTTCTGTAAATGAGGTCGGCTTTGTGCCGCATCCACTGATCGAAATGGCCGGCGCATCTCCTGACGGGCTGGTAGGGGAGCTTGGGCTTGTGGAGATCAAATGCCCGCAGCCGACAGAGCATATCCGTGTCTTGACCGGAGGCGACATCAAAAAGGGATATGTGCTGCAAATGCTCTGGCAGATGGAATGCACCGGGCGTGAATGGTGCGATTTCGTCAGCTTCAACCCGGATCTTCCGGACGACCTGCAACTATACATCCAGCGTGTCGAGTATGACTCAGAAAAGGCGAGAGAAATCACCGACGCCGTGCGTTCATTCCTGACCAGCGTCGACGATACCTTCGCCAAGCTGCGCACCCTCCAGGAAGCCGCGTGA
- a CDS encoding ERF family protein, which produces MNEVTQIRHQDDQLPADPMVSMIERVATDPNADIDKLERMLEMKERHDAQNAKAAFSSAFARASAEFPTIPLNGKGHNNKPYATLEDITKLTRPVLSKHGLALTFSVDVGDQVVVTAKLMHEQGHSESTSMALPRDTSGSKNAVQAVGSTQKYGQRYTAQAILGLSLGMDDEDDGAGATGRETITPTQIEELRRLIEKAGVTPETVCTAAKVADLSSIAVADFQPLTKKLNATIKAKEAK; this is translated from the coding sequence ATGAACGAAGTGACGCAGATCCGCCATCAAGATGACCAGCTTCCGGCTGACCCGATGGTATCCATGATCGAGCGGGTTGCTACGGACCCGAATGCAGACATCGACAAGCTGGAAAGAATGCTTGAGATGAAAGAGCGCCACGACGCGCAGAACGCGAAGGCCGCGTTTTCCTCTGCCTTTGCCCGCGCCTCTGCCGAGTTCCCAACGATCCCGCTGAACGGCAAGGGCCACAACAACAAACCATACGCCACCCTTGAGGATATCACCAAGCTCACGCGCCCGGTTCTGTCCAAGCACGGCCTTGCGCTGACCTTCTCTGTCGACGTTGGGGATCAGGTCGTCGTGACTGCTAAACTGATGCATGAGCAAGGCCACTCCGAAAGCACCAGCATGGCGCTGCCCCGTGATACCAGCGGCAGCAAGAACGCGGTGCAGGCGGTCGGCTCAACTCAGAAATACGGGCAGCGGTACACCGCGCAAGCGATCCTTGGCCTGTCGCTCGGCATGGATGATGAGGACGATGGAGCAGGCGCGACTGGTCGCGAAACGATCACGCCAACCCAGATCGAGGAATTGCGCAGGCTGATCGAAAAGGCTGGCGTGACGCCGGAAACTGTCTGCACGGCTGCAAAGGTCGCGGATCTGTCCAGCATAGCAGTCGCCGACTTCCAGCCGCTCACCAAGAAGCTCAACGCCACGATCAAAGCGAAGGAGGCGAAGTAA
- a CDS encoding DUF2794 domain-containing protein, with the protein MPIQYSLADRIFQTSKDLLPPFEWKPTTNGSGHEHRRGIECRVRIGGSMPRGVFFRIALFPRFRLRATFQLECERDSGRAHIPLYRLDVDPASAHQNKLFGPPEVHGIFLPQGKNHEHIFYDSLREDGGLRLHGAVQARPVEADFTEFSEALAYVCDTLKINNRGDLPPPGDQGVLL; encoded by the coding sequence TTGCCCATCCAGTATTCGCTCGCGGATCGAATTTTTCAAACCTCAAAAGACTTATTGCCTCCATTTGAGTGGAAACCAACGACCAATGGAAGCGGCCATGAGCACCGTCGAGGCATAGAATGTCGGGTCAGGATCGGTGGGTCCATGCCGAGAGGCGTGTTCTTTCGAATTGCATTGTTTCCTCGCTTTCGACTGCGTGCGACATTCCAACTCGAGTGCGAAAGAGATTCTGGCCGCGCTCACATACCCCTGTATCGGCTAGATGTTGATCCAGCATCAGCCCATCAAAATAAGCTCTTCGGGCCTCCAGAGGTTCATGGAATATTTTTGCCTCAAGGTAAGAACCATGAGCACATATTCTATGACAGCCTGCGAGAGGATGGCGGGCTAAGGTTGCACGGCGCAGTGCAAGCAAGACCGGTGGAGGCGGACTTTACAGAATTTTCTGAGGCGCTTGCTTATGTCTGTGATACACTCAAAATCAATAACCGAGGCGATCTTCCTCCTCCTGGCGATCAAGGCGTTCTGCTGTGA
- a CDS encoding XRE family transcriptional regulator produces the protein MPISFKEALDRAQDATGLSMRKLADKAGVSYEQLKKVRQGKSQTTNAEDALKIATAVGVSFEQFMSGEFDASPTISIAGKVGAGAQVPVFDAYEKGDGPQVECPPGIGPHGVVAVEVEGDSMEPVYSAGDLLFYSRNGHDSVPDDVIGYKCVCEDADGMGWVKQVKAGDEPGLFHLISLNPTGANMWNVRLKWAARVRLHWPAEFARKK, from the coding sequence ATGCCAATTTCTTTCAAAGAAGCCCTAGACCGCGCACAGGATGCCACCGGCCTCTCCATGAGGAAGCTGGCTGATAAGGCAGGTGTTTCTTACGAGCAGCTCAAAAAAGTTCGGCAAGGGAAAAGCCAAACGACCAACGCCGAGGACGCCCTAAAAATCGCTACAGCGGTAGGCGTCTCTTTCGAGCAGTTTATGTCCGGAGAGTTTGATGCATCGCCCACCATTTCGATCGCGGGGAAAGTAGGTGCTGGCGCCCAGGTACCGGTGTTCGACGCCTACGAGAAAGGCGATGGCCCACAGGTCGAATGTCCACCGGGCATTGGGCCGCACGGCGTTGTAGCAGTCGAGGTCGAGGGTGACAGCATGGAGCCGGTATATTCCGCCGGGGATCTACTGTTCTACTCTCGCAATGGGCATGACAGCGTTCCTGACGACGTGATCGGCTACAAGTGCGTTTGCGAGGATGCGGACGGCATGGGCTGGGTGAAGCAAGTCAAAGCGGGTGATGAGCCGGGGCTGTTCCACCTGATCTCGCTCAACCCCACCGGTGCAAACATGTGGAACGTGCGCCTAAAGTGGGCCGCCCGCGTGCGACTGCACTGGCCTGCGGAGTTTGCGAGGAAGAAATAG